In Paraburkholderia phenazinium, the following are encoded in one genomic region:
- a CDS encoding response regulator — MSTILLVDDEIDSLWLFKLVLEERGHHVIVAEDGKTALAKASRCLPDLIVTDWNMPGTDGVELCQRLKCYPALAQIPVVMSSGRTPPADKSALWNVFIRKPVELETLESAVDSLLMMRLAGPQSRTNAPAPPASRWQPVPWKLWV; from the coding sequence ATGTCTACCATTCTGCTCGTCGACGATGAGATCGATTCGCTCTGGCTTTTCAAGCTTGTGCTGGAGGAGCGCGGCCACCACGTGATCGTCGCGGAAGACGGCAAGACGGCCCTGGCGAAAGCGAGCCGCTGTCTGCCCGATCTGATCGTCACCGACTGGAACATGCCGGGCACCGACGGCGTGGAGTTGTGCCAGCGCCTGAAATGCTATCCGGCGCTCGCCCAGATTCCCGTGGTGATGTCGTCGGGCCGCACGCCGCCCGCGGACAAATCGGCGCTCTGGAATGTGTTTATTCGTAAGCCAGTCGAACTCGAGACGCTCGAATCGGCCGTCGACTCCTTGCTGATGATGCGCCTCGCCGGCCCCCAATCGCGAACGAACGCACCCGCCCCGCCTGCCTCGCGATGGCAGCCGGTCCCGTGGAAACTCTGGGTTTAG
- a CDS encoding c-type cytochrome, whose amino-acid sequence MELRVSSRRIFRPLLALLLISAAGVFSAAKAQTQPKTPDTMEARVQACAACHGTHGQGTDNDYFPRLAGKPADYLYNQLKNFREGRRKYPPMNYLVTYLSDDYLHQIAAYFSQQRPPYPPPAKPTVSSDTIARGQDIVLHGDASKQIPACAACHGKALTGMEPAIPGLVGLHADYISAQLGAWRSGSRHAIAPDCMHTIATRLTDDDVNAVASWLSTQTAPQNPVPAPARSMKTPLACGSEPQ is encoded by the coding sequence ATGGAGTTACGCGTGTCTTCTAGACGCATTTTCCGCCCGCTGCTCGCCCTGCTGCTGATCTCGGCCGCAGGCGTCTTTAGCGCTGCGAAAGCGCAGACTCAACCCAAGACTCCGGACACGATGGAAGCGCGCGTGCAGGCCTGTGCGGCCTGCCACGGCACGCACGGTCAGGGGACGGACAACGACTACTTCCCACGCCTCGCGGGCAAACCGGCTGACTACCTGTACAACCAGCTCAAGAACTTCCGCGAAGGGCGTCGCAAGTACCCGCCCATGAACTACCTCGTCACGTATCTCTCGGACGACTACCTTCATCAGATCGCGGCGTACTTCTCGCAGCAGCGCCCGCCGTACCCGCCGCCGGCCAAACCCACGGTCTCGTCGGATACGATCGCGCGCGGCCAGGACATCGTGCTGCATGGCGACGCATCGAAACAGATCCCGGCTTGCGCCGCTTGCCACGGCAAGGCGCTGACCGGCATGGAACCGGCCATCCCGGGTCTGGTCGGTCTGCATGCGGACTACATCAGCGCACAGCTCGGCGCCTGGCGCTCGGGCTCGCGGCATGCCATTGCGCCTGACTGCATGCACACCATCGCCACCCGCTTGACTGATGACGACGTGAATGCTGTTGCTTCATGGTTGTCCACCCAGACGGCACCGCAGAATCCCGTGCCGGCTCCGGCCCGTTCGATGAAGACTCCGCTTGCCTGCGGCAGCGAACCGCAATAA
- the dgoD gene encoding galactonate dehydratase codes for MKITKLETFIVPPRWCFLKIETDEGIVGWGEPVVEGRAHTVAAAVEELSDYLIGKDPLLIEDHWQVMYRAGFYRGGPITMSAIAGVDQALWDIKGKHHGVPVHALLGGQVRDRIKVYSWIGGDRPSDVANNARAVVERGFKAVKMNGSEELQIIDTFDKVQGVINNVAAVREAVGPNIGIGVDFHGRVHKPMAKVLAKELDPYKLLFIEEPVLSENAEALRDIVNQTNTPIALGERLYSRWDFKHILAGGYVDIIQPDASHAGGITECRKIASMAEAYDVALALHCPLGPIALATCLQIDAVSYNAFIQEQSLGIHYNQGNDLLDYIKNPEVFKYEDGFVSIPQGPGLGIEVNEEKVREMAKVGHRWRNPVWRHTDGSVAEW; via the coding sequence ATGAAAATCACCAAGCTCGAAACCTTCATCGTTCCGCCGCGCTGGTGCTTCCTCAAGATCGAGACGGACGAAGGCATCGTCGGTTGGGGCGAGCCGGTCGTCGAAGGCCGCGCGCATACCGTCGCGGCGGCCGTCGAAGAGCTGTCGGACTATCTGATCGGCAAAGACCCGCTGCTGATCGAAGACCACTGGCAGGTGATGTACCGCGCGGGCTTCTACCGCGGCGGCCCGATCACGATGAGCGCGATTGCCGGCGTCGACCAGGCCCTGTGGGACATCAAGGGCAAGCACCACGGCGTGCCCGTGCATGCGCTGCTGGGCGGCCAGGTGCGCGACAGGATCAAGGTCTACTCGTGGATCGGCGGCGACCGTCCGAGCGACGTCGCCAACAACGCGCGCGCCGTGGTCGAACGCGGCTTCAAGGCGGTGAAGATGAACGGCTCGGAAGAGCTGCAGATCATCGATACCTTCGACAAGGTGCAGGGCGTCATCAACAACGTGGCGGCCGTGCGTGAGGCGGTGGGGCCGAACATCGGCATTGGCGTGGACTTCCACGGCCGCGTGCATAAGCCGATGGCGAAGGTGCTCGCCAAGGAACTCGATCCGTACAAGCTGCTCTTCATCGAAGAACCGGTGCTCTCGGAAAACGCCGAGGCGCTGCGCGACATCGTCAATCAGACCAACACGCCGATCGCCCTCGGCGAGCGGCTCTACTCGCGCTGGGACTTCAAGCACATCCTCGCGGGCGGCTATGTGGACATCATCCAGCCGGACGCCTCGCACGCGGGCGGCATTACCGAGTGCCGCAAGATCGCCTCGATGGCCGAAGCCTATGACGTGGCGCTCGCGCTGCACTGCCCGCTCGGCCCGATCGCGTTGGCCACCTGCCTGCAGATCGACGCGGTCAGCTACAACGCGTTCATCCAGGAACAGAGTCTCGGCATCCACTACAACCAGGGCAACGACCTGCTCGACTACATCAAGAATCCCGAGGTCTTCAAATACGAAGACGGCTTCGTGTCGATTCCGCAGGGCCCGGGGCTCGGCATCGAGGTCAACGAGGAGAAGGTCCGCGAGATGGCCAAGGTCGGCCACCGCTGGCGCAATCCGGTGTGGCGCCATACGGACGGCAGCGTCGCCGAGTGGTAA
- a CDS encoding c-type cytochrome has product MKRKTVFALSAVVVAAAAALVPVLWSGGDNLHNGSAMAATPADQADLIKKGEYLARAGDCIACHTVRGGKEFAGGLPMATPFGTMFTPNITPDDQYGIGKWTQDDFYRAMHTGRSKDGSLLYPGFPFTSYTKVTRADADAIYAYLRSVAPVNVPSRPHELKFPFNNRNLLIGWRTLFFREGEYKADPTKSVEWNRGAYLIEGLGHCGMCHTSINAMGGPVNSAAFAGGLIPLQNWYAPSLTSNKEAGLGDWDIKDIQDLLKTGVSQRGAVFGPMAEVVHNSLQYMSDEDIQAMSTYLKTIPQKSEAPENLQLETSAQFGTELLQQGQKVYTDNCAKCHEANGLGQPPNFPPLANNPSIQMPSAVNPIRMVLNGGYPPSTDGNPKPYGMPPFAQSLSNQEVAAVVTYIRMSWGNHGTAVSPQQVADLRSAPLD; this is encoded by the coding sequence ATGAAACGCAAGACTGTGTTCGCCCTTTCGGCAGTCGTCGTGGCTGCGGCCGCGGCCCTCGTTCCCGTCCTGTGGTCGGGCGGCGACAACCTGCACAACGGCAGCGCCATGGCCGCCACCCCCGCCGACCAGGCGGACCTGATCAAGAAGGGCGAGTATCTCGCCCGGGCCGGCGACTGTATTGCCTGCCACACGGTGCGCGGCGGCAAGGAGTTCGCCGGCGGCCTGCCCATGGCCACGCCGTTCGGCACGATGTTCACGCCGAACATCACGCCTGACGATCAATACGGCATCGGCAAGTGGACCCAGGACGACTTCTACCGCGCCATGCACACCGGCCGCTCCAAGGACGGCAGCCTGCTGTACCCGGGCTTCCCGTTCACGAGCTACACGAAGGTCACGCGGGCCGATGCGGACGCGATCTACGCGTACCTGCGCTCGGTCGCGCCGGTCAACGTGCCGAGCCGTCCGCACGAACTGAAGTTCCCGTTCAACAACCGCAACCTGCTGATCGGCTGGCGCACGCTGTTCTTCCGTGAAGGCGAGTACAAGGCGGATCCGACCAAGTCGGTGGAGTGGAATCGCGGCGCGTACCTGATCGAAGGCCTAGGCCATTGCGGCATGTGCCACACGTCGATCAACGCCATGGGCGGCCCGGTGAACTCGGCCGCCTTCGCGGGCGGCCTGATCCCGCTGCAGAACTGGTACGCTCCGTCGCTCACGTCGAACAAGGAAGCGGGTCTGGGCGACTGGGACATCAAGGACATCCAGGATCTGCTGAAGACCGGCGTGTCGCAACGCGGCGCGGTGTTCGGTCCGATGGCTGAAGTGGTTCACAACAGCTTGCAGTACATGTCGGACGAAGACATCCAGGCAATGTCCACGTATCTGAAGACCATTCCGCAGAAGAGCGAAGCGCCGGAAAACCTGCAACTGGAAACGTCGGCGCAGTTCGGCACTGAACTGCTGCAGCAAGGTCAAAAGGTCTACACGGACAACTGCGCGAAGTGCCACGAGGCGAACGGTCTCGGCCAACCGCCGAACTTCCCGCCGCTGGCCAACAACCCGTCTATCCAGATGCCGTCGGCGGTGAACCCGATCCGCATGGTGTTGAACGGCGGGTATCCGCCGAGCACGGATGGCAATCCGAAGCCGTACGGCATGCCGCCGTTCGCGCAATCGCTGTCGAATCAGGAAGTCGCAGCCGTGGTGACCTACATCCGGATGTCGTGGGGCAACCACGGCACGGCGGTGTCGCCGCAGCAGGTGGCGGATCTGCGTTCCGCGCCGCTCGACTGA
- a CDS encoding MarR family winged helix-turn-helix transcriptional regulator, with translation MKTQFEERFGFLISDVGRLTGKRFDDLAKSSLDLTRAQCRVLAYLAHYGDVNQARLAVLLEVAPISAGRLLDRMEEGGWIERWSNPEDRRERQVRMTAKAERALGKARKVGDEVAAEGLSGFSDEEAKQLIALLQRVRGNLSRIVDR, from the coding sequence ATGAAAACCCAATTCGAAGAGCGCTTCGGCTTCCTGATTTCGGACGTGGGCCGCCTGACCGGCAAGCGTTTCGACGATCTCGCCAAGTCGAGCCTCGATCTGACTCGCGCGCAATGCCGTGTGCTGGCTTATCTCGCCCACTACGGGGACGTCAACCAGGCCCGTCTCGCGGTCCTGCTCGAGGTCGCGCCGATTTCGGCCGGGCGTCTGCTGGACCGCATGGAAGAGGGCGGCTGGATCGAGCGCTGGAGCAATCCCGAGGACCGCCGCGAACGGCAGGTGCGCATGACCGCCAAGGCCGAGCGCGCGCTCGGCAAGGCGCGCAAGGTCGGCGACGAAGTGGCCGCGGAGGGTCTGAGCGGCTTCAGCGACGAGGAGGCGAAGCAGTTGATCGCGTTGCTGCAGCGGGTGCGCGGCAATCTCAGCCGGATTGTGGATCGCTAA
- a CDS encoding DHA2 family efflux MFS transporter permease subunit, producing the protein MITVSIMLATLMQTLDSTIANVALPHMQGTLSASQDEITWVLTSYIVAAAIATPLTGWLSDRFSVKRLLAFSIAGFTIASALCGLSETLSEIVASRLLQGIFGASLVPLSQSILLDINPREKQGQAMAVWGMGVMVGPILGPTLGGWLTESYNWRWVFFINLPVGAFALFGVLTFLPSKAPRHDVKFDAFGFATLALAIGALQAMLDRGEQLDWFGSHEIVIEALLASISFAFFLVHTATVGKTSFFKYELLKDPNFATGTFFIFVIGAVMYATRALLPPMLQTLMNYPVATTGLVTAPSGAGTMIAMLCAGRLLKRIDARLLLLAGFLISAFALWQMMNYTIVLSASDIVWPGVIQGFGLGLVFVPLSALTFSTLTPELRADGTATYSLMRNIGSSIGISIVQTLMTRGTQVAHADLAANVNIFNPVMQPMLENGSRYDIAVMNASITQQASMIAYLNDFKLMFVATLLVVPLLLLIRPAHKAPDASVAHAAMD; encoded by the coding sequence ATGATCACCGTATCGATCATGCTCGCCACCTTGATGCAGACGCTCGACAGCACCATCGCCAACGTGGCGCTACCGCACATGCAGGGCACGCTGTCGGCGTCGCAGGACGAAATCACGTGGGTGCTGACCTCGTACATCGTCGCCGCCGCCATCGCCACGCCGCTGACGGGTTGGCTGTCCGACCGCTTCAGCGTCAAGCGGCTGCTGGCGTTTTCGATTGCCGGCTTCACGATCGCCTCGGCGCTGTGCGGCCTGTCCGAGACGCTGAGCGAGATCGTCGCCTCGCGTTTGCTGCAGGGGATTTTTGGGGCCTCGCTGGTGCCGTTGTCGCAGTCCATCCTGCTCGACATCAACCCGCGCGAGAAGCAGGGGCAAGCCATGGCCGTATGGGGCATGGGCGTGATGGTGGGGCCGATTCTCGGTCCGACGCTCGGCGGCTGGCTCACCGAAAGCTATAACTGGCGCTGGGTGTTTTTCATCAACCTGCCGGTCGGCGCATTTGCGCTGTTCGGGGTCCTGACGTTTCTGCCGAGCAAGGCGCCGCGCCATGACGTGAAGTTCGATGCCTTCGGCTTCGCGACGCTGGCCCTCGCGATCGGCGCGCTGCAGGCCATGCTCGACCGCGGCGAGCAACTCGACTGGTTCGGTTCGCACGAAATCGTCATCGAAGCGCTGCTGGCGTCCATCAGCTTCGCGTTCTTTCTCGTCCACACGGCGACGGTCGGCAAAACTTCGTTCTTCAAATACGAGTTGCTGAAGGACCCGAACTTCGCCACCGGCACGTTCTTCATTTTCGTCATCGGCGCGGTGATGTATGCGACGCGCGCGCTGCTGCCGCCCATGCTGCAGACGCTGATGAACTATCCGGTCGCCACCACCGGTCTGGTCACGGCGCCCAGCGGCGCCGGCACGATGATCGCCATGCTCTGCGCCGGACGCCTGCTCAAACGCATCGACGCGCGCCTGCTGCTGCTCGCGGGCTTCCTGATTTCCGCGTTCGCGCTGTGGCAAATGATGAACTACACGATCGTGCTGTCCGCCTCGGATATCGTGTGGCCCGGCGTGATCCAGGGTTTCGGACTCGGTCTCGTGTTCGTGCCGCTGAGCGCGCTGACGTTTTCCACCCTCACGCCAGAACTGCGCGCCGACGGCACCGCGACCTACAGCCTGATGCGCAATATCGGCAGCAGTATCGGCATTTCGATCGTGCAGACGCTGATGACGCGCGGCACCCAGGTCGCCCATGCGGACCTGGCGGCGAACGTCAATATCTTCAATCCCGTCATGCAGCCCATGCTGGAGAACGGCTCGCGCTACGACATCGCCGTGATGAATGCGTCGATCACCCAGCAGGCTTCGATGATCGCCTACCTGAACGACTTCAAGCTGATGTTCGTGGCCACGCTGCTGGTGGTGCCGCTGCTGCTGTTGATTCGCCCTGCGCACAAAGCGCCGGACGCGTCGGTTGCGCACGCGGCGATGGACTAG
- the trhA gene encoding PAQR family membrane homeostasis protein TrhA — protein MHVGERFNSITHLVGAVLSVAGLAALVTMGALEDDPYKVVSFSVYGAMLIVLYAISTLYHSVRNPRVKAVLQKCDHSAIYLLIAGSYTPFTLVTLRGPWGWSLFGVSWGLAVLGIVQELTLGRRTRSVSMVLYVLMGWLALVAIRPLVEALPAAGTAWLVAGGVIYSVGIYFFINDERIRHGHGIWHLFVLAGSLCQFVSVARYVA, from the coding sequence GTGCATGTCGGTGAGCGTTTTAACAGCATTACCCACCTCGTCGGCGCGGTGCTGTCGGTGGCGGGGCTGGCTGCGCTCGTGACGATGGGCGCGCTGGAGGACGATCCGTACAAGGTCGTCAGTTTCAGCGTCTACGGTGCGATGCTGATCGTGCTGTATGCTATATCCACTCTATACCATAGCGTGCGCAACCCGCGCGTGAAGGCGGTCCTGCAAAAATGCGATCATTCGGCGATCTACCTGCTGATCGCCGGCAGTTACACGCCGTTCACGCTGGTCACCTTGCGTGGGCCGTGGGGCTGGTCCCTATTCGGGGTAAGCTGGGGGCTTGCGGTCCTTGGCATCGTGCAGGAACTGACGCTCGGGCGCCGCACCCGTAGCGTTTCGATGGTGCTGTATGTCTTGATGGGATGGCTCGCGCTCGTTGCCATTCGTCCGCTGGTCGAAGCATTACCGGCCGCGGGCACCGCATGGCTCGTGGCCGGCGGGGTCATCTACAGCGTCGGCATCTACTTCTTCATCAACGACGAGCGCATCCGGCACGGACATGGTATCTGGCACCTGTTCGTACTGGCGGGCAGTCTGTGTCAATTCGTCAGTGTTGCGCGCTACGTCGCGTAA
- a CDS encoding response regulator, whose protein sequence is MTQPKKILLVDDQADAIDALSMLLEMDGHEVRTAYSGADALAAVETFVPDLALIDVSMPDMSGMQLARILRSNASLAGTRLIALTGYAGEADKRAATEAGFDVHVTKPVSADQLTRLIAQAD, encoded by the coding sequence ATGACGCAACCCAAAAAAATACTTCTCGTCGACGACCAGGCCGACGCCATCGACGCCCTCTCCATGTTGCTGGAAATGGACGGGCACGAGGTCCGCACTGCGTACAGCGGCGCGGACGCATTGGCCGCGGTCGAGACGTTCGTTCCGGACCTGGCCTTGATCGACGTCTCCATGCCGGATATGAGCGGCATGCAGCTCGCGCGGATACTGCGGTCCAACGCGAGTCTCGCCGGCACACGGCTGATCGCGCTAACGGGCTATGCCGGCGAGGCGGATAAACGGGCCGCCACGGAGGCCGGCTTCGACGTGCACGTGACCAAGCCGGTGTCGGCGGACCAGTTGACGAGGCTCATCGCGCAGGCGGACTGA
- a CDS encoding response regulator, which produces MHSILLVDDDPEILAAWQAILLDEGYRVCCARNGFQALERLKESIPDLVITDWMMPLMGGAELCRQLKAHPDLARVPIMIHSAAPPSVEEVQTWNACLRKPAPMQIFLTTIEQLCKGDRPPR; this is translated from the coding sequence ATGCACTCGATTTTGCTTGTGGATGACGACCCGGAAATCCTCGCCGCATGGCAGGCCATTCTGCTCGACGAAGGTTATAGGGTATGTTGTGCACGCAACGGTTTCCAGGCACTCGAGCGTCTGAAGGAAAGCATCCCGGATCTGGTGATCACCGACTGGATGATGCCCCTGATGGGCGGCGCCGAGCTATGCCGCCAACTAAAGGCTCATCCTGACCTCGCCCGCGTGCCGATCATGATTCACTCGGCCGCGCCGCCCAGCGTCGAAGAGGTGCAAACGTGGAATGCCTGCCTGCGCAAGCCCGCGCCCATGCAAATTTTTCTGACTACGATCGAACAACTCTGCAAGGGTGACCGACCGCCGCGTTGA
- a CDS encoding YodC family protein, whose translation MLLSKRTPYRGGDVLTLKSGGRAMTATWVGPVVFAPGTWLICQWFDDDGELRQEMFPETMLERVPKALAA comes from the coding sequence ATGCTTCTGTCAAAACGAACCCCATACCGCGGCGGCGACGTGCTGACGCTCAAATCGGGTGGCCGTGCGATGACGGCCACATGGGTCGGGCCGGTGGTGTTCGCACCGGGCACCTGGCTGATCTGCCAATGGTTCGACGACGACGGCGAACTGCGTCAGGAGATGTTTCCTGAAACGATGCTGGAGCGGGTGCCCAAGGCGCTCGCCGCTTAA
- a CDS encoding response regulator: MRVLNVHPRVLVVDDNADAAEALATYLSYEGVETRTAGGCGEALRCVRDWVPDVVVLDIMMPERDGFETAQALRTYLPTTNLGIVAFTSLDDDHVRETGTARHNFDGYCRKGTPPVALLALMQKLWR, translated from the coding sequence ATTCGTGTCCTCAACGTCCACCCGCGCGTGCTGGTGGTCGACGACAACGCCGACGCGGCCGAAGCGCTTGCCACCTATCTTTCTTACGAAGGCGTTGAAACGCGCACCGCCGGCGGTTGCGGCGAGGCACTGCGCTGTGTCAGGGACTGGGTCCCGGATGTGGTGGTGCTCGACATCATGATGCCGGAGCGCGACGGCTTTGAAACCGCTCAGGCCTTGCGCACGTACTTACCCACGACGAACCTTGGAATCGTGGCTTTTACGTCGCTCGATGACGATCATGTCCGCGAAACCGGCACGGCGCGGCACAACTTCGACGGTTACTGCCGCAAAGGGACACCGCCGGTCGCCCTGCTCGCACTGATGCAAAAACTTTGGCGCTAG
- a CDS encoding MFS transporter: MLFITVVITYLDRSNLSIAATAIAQDLQLDPAHMGLVFSAFGWSYALLQIPGGMLVDRARPRLMMALIIGLWSLATVLQGFASAFVLLLSLRVLLGVLEAPAYPTLNRIVTTWFPDSERARAIAVYTSGQYVGLAFLTPALVLTQQHFGWHGVFILTGLIGVVWALVWYALYREPSETAGINQAELDTIRRGGGLVELSSARASQPRYSAADWRAVLGNRKLWGIYIGQIAVTSTLWFFLTWFPTYLVKYRHMDFLKAGFMAAVPFLAAFVGILASGLISDAMIRRGVSATVARKVPVVTGLLLSTTIVGANFVDSPSMVILFMAIAFFGSGFSSITWVLVSSMAKKELLGLTGGMFNLMGNLSSICVPIVIGLLVKGNDFAPALVFMSAVGVVGALSYLFLVGRIERIR; encoded by the coding sequence ATGCTGTTCATCACCGTCGTCATCACCTATCTGGACCGCAGCAACCTGTCGATTGCGGCCACCGCCATCGCGCAGGACCTGCAACTCGATCCGGCCCACATGGGGCTGGTGTTCTCGGCCTTCGGCTGGTCGTATGCCTTGCTGCAGATTCCCGGCGGCATGCTGGTGGACCGTGCGCGGCCCCGTCTGATGATGGCGCTGATCATCGGCCTCTGGTCGCTCGCCACCGTCCTGCAGGGCTTCGCCAGCGCGTTCGTGCTGCTGCTGTCCTTGCGCGTGCTGCTCGGCGTGCTCGAAGCGCCGGCCTATCCGACGCTCAACCGCATCGTCACCACCTGGTTTCCCGATAGCGAGCGGGCCCGCGCCATTGCCGTCTACACCTCGGGCCAGTACGTCGGTCTCGCCTTCCTGACGCCTGCGCTCGTCCTCACCCAGCAGCACTTCGGCTGGCACGGCGTGTTCATCCTCACGGGACTCATTGGCGTGGTGTGGGCGCTGGTCTGGTATGCGCTGTATCGCGAACCGTCCGAGACGGCGGGAATCAACCAGGCGGAGCTCGATACGATCCGTCGCGGCGGCGGCCTTGTCGAACTCAGCAGCGCCCGCGCGTCTCAGCCACGCTACAGCGCCGCCGACTGGCGCGCCGTACTCGGCAACCGCAAGCTCTGGGGCATCTATATCGGCCAGATCGCCGTGACCTCGACGCTGTGGTTCTTCCTGACGTGGTTTCCCACCTACCTCGTCAAGTACCGCCACATGGATTTCCTGAAGGCAGGCTTCATGGCCGCGGTGCCGTTTCTCGCCGCCTTCGTCGGCATTCTGGCCTCCGGGCTGATCTCCGATGCGATGATCCGGCGCGGTGTCTCGGCCACGGTCGCACGCAAGGTGCCGGTCGTCACGGGCCTGCTGCTGTCCACGACGATCGTCGGCGCGAACTTCGTCGACAGTCCGTCGATGGTGATCCTGTTCATGGCCATCGCGTTCTTCGGCAGCGGCTTTTCGTCGATCACCTGGGTGCTGGTTTCATCGATGGCGAAAAAAGAACTGCTCGGCCTCACCGGCGGCATGTTCAACCTGATGGGCAATCTGTCGTCGATCTGCGTGCCGATCGTGATCGGCCTGCTCGTCAAAGGCAACGATTTCGCGCCGGCCCTCGTGTTCATGAGCGCGGTCGGCGTGGTGGGCGCCTTGTCGTACCTGTTTCTGGTCGGCCGGATCGAACGGATCCGATAA
- a CDS encoding CopD family protein — translation MRVDGLWIGQVAMAALMNVAFAYAVGSALLGAWLAKDAQAKVAPARPAWLRAQRSMLTATVVLVLADLGWLLYQAAAMSGSALPQAFGVIPTVLSQTHVGYAWSVAFVGALVLLLTAMSSHASTLRNALLWLAVIAIGAGKASLGHAADAGPASAAIGVQTLHVLATSVWGGLVVTAGLTVLPALGTSTARGILIRTAMQVSNVSLVAVVFVLLTGIFNAVRGSGGSFEAIQISTWGHVLILKLALVALALVLGGLNRFLALPRLRRTASTMDAHTFTNVLYLEALAMIGVFIAAAALSHSVPAFVPLG, via the coding sequence ATGAGGGTCGACGGATTGTGGATCGGGCAGGTCGCCATGGCCGCGCTCATGAATGTCGCGTTTGCGTATGCGGTCGGTTCGGCGCTGCTCGGCGCGTGGCTCGCCAAAGATGCCCAGGCCAAGGTCGCGCCGGCGCGTCCCGCATGGTTGCGTGCGCAACGCTCGATGCTGACGGCCACCGTCGTGCTGGTGCTCGCCGACCTCGGCTGGCTGCTGTATCAGGCCGCGGCGATGAGCGGCAGCGCCTTGCCGCAGGCGTTCGGCGTGATCCCGACGGTGCTGTCGCAGACGCACGTCGGCTATGCGTGGAGCGTTGCCTTTGTCGGTGCGCTGGTGTTGCTGCTGACCGCCATGTCTTCGCACGCGAGTACCTTGCGCAATGCGCTGCTGTGGCTAGCGGTGATCGCGATCGGCGCGGGCAAGGCGTCGCTCGGTCATGCGGCCGATGCCGGACCGGCGTCCGCCGCGATCGGCGTGCAGACCTTGCACGTGCTCGCCACCAGCGTGTGGGGCGGGCTCGTCGTGACGGCCGGCCTGACGGTGCTGCCGGCGCTCGGCACGTCGACCGCGCGCGGCATCCTGATCCGCACGGCCATGCAGGTCTCGAACGTGTCGCTGGTCGCGGTGGTGTTCGTACTGCTAACGGGGATCTTCAACGCTGTGCGGGGATCGGGTGGGTCGTTCGAGGCCATTCAGATCAGCACGTGGGGACATGTGCTGATCCTCAAGCTGGCACTGGTCGCGCTGGCGCTGGTGCTCGGCGGGTTGAACCGTTTCCTGGCGCTGCCGCGGCTGCGCCGCACCGCGTCGACGATGGACGCTCACACTTTCACCAACGTGCTGTACCTCGAAGCGCTGGCGATGATCGGCGTGTTCATCGCGGCGGCCGCGCTGTCGCATAGCGTGCCGGCGTTCGTTCCGCTGGGCTGA
- a CDS encoding FadR/GntR family transcriptional regulator has translation MPDNRGRFDNEERRKTAGRALIQHDLHGRVAHLLATAILRGDYAPETILPREAELMETFGVSRTVLREALRTLTSKGLIESRPRIGTRVRPRAAWNLLDVDVLDWYSRVAEPMAFALKLQEMREMIEPYAAALAAASHTAQTFAALDAAHAAMVAARNVDEWVRADLRFHLSVLTACSNELLIPLGTLIERTLEAQLRLNAKRAEVYNASLAEHTAVFEAIRARDAAGAQQAMAGLLGVTRRRIEG, from the coding sequence ATGCCGGATAATCGCGGTCGTTTCGACAATGAAGAGCGCCGGAAGACGGCGGGGAGAGCACTTATTCAGCACGATCTGCACGGGCGCGTCGCCCATCTGCTGGCCACAGCCATTCTGCGCGGCGACTACGCGCCGGAGACCATCCTGCCGCGCGAAGCCGAGTTGATGGAAACCTTCGGCGTGAGCCGCACGGTACTCAGGGAAGCGCTGCGCACGCTGACGTCCAAGGGGCTGATCGAGTCGCGTCCGCGGATCGGCACGCGCGTGCGACCGCGCGCGGCGTGGAACCTGCTCGATGTGGACGTGCTCGACTGGTACTCGCGGGTGGCCGAGCCGATGGCCTTCGCGCTCAAGCTGCAGGAAATGCGCGAGATGATCGAGCCGTATGCGGCGGCGCTGGCGGCGGCCTCTCATACCGCGCAGACGTTTGCCGCGCTCGACGCGGCGCATGCGGCGATGGTGGCCGCGCGCAACGTCGACGAATGGGTGCGGGCCGATCTGCGTTTTCATCTGAGCGTGCTGACGGCGTGCAGCAACGAATTGCTGATCCCGCTGGGCACGCTGATCGAACGCACGCTCGAGGCGCAGTTGCGCCTGAATGCGAAGCGCGCGGAGGTCTACAACGCGTCGCTCGCCGAGCACACGGCGGTGTTCGAAGCGATCCGCGCACGCGACGCGGCCGGCGCGCAGCAGGCAATGGCGGGCTTGCTCGGCGTGACGCGGCGGCGCATCGAGGGCTGA